Proteins encoded together in one Papaver somniferum cultivar HN1 unplaced genomic scaffold, ASM357369v1 unplaced-scaffold_21, whole genome shotgun sequence window:
- the LOC113339865 gene encoding uncharacterized protein LOC113339865 translates to MYGFSISNLELSKGFFSSCPVLETLNTIGSDVQMDNHWNFTVDSLSLKKFSYTCSHKHLLPENDNVTNIIKLCAPNLEDFFCSFFLTPNYSLEISSPLSGVSFQVRLNAQKQDENAETYEKLPSKEKAVYAKRMLKYLGAVSMVRDMGLSPGFLEVLSQAPDLLSCQQLRFYNLQDLSLLMWLTRGSLRAIAYLLSISPNITRLFLESKQSTLTGVGDDWETGLSLPGMLSHLKYVELEEAEGCDAELKLLSFLLKNAKVLEKVVIFFCSRVDLPNKSRVRQVEQFKVKLRAVPTASSSIKIVFY, encoded by the exons ATGTATGGATTCTCAATCTCCAATCTAGAATTATCTAAAGGATTCTTTTCAAGTTGTCCGGTTCTTGAAACGTTAAACACAATCGGTTCTGATGTACAAATGGATAACCATTGGAATTTTACTGTTGATTCTCTCAGCCTTAAGAAGTTTTCATACACTTGTTCGCATAAACATCTTTTGCCGGAAAATGATAATGTGACAAACATTATTAAGTTATGTGCTCCGAATCTGGAAGACTTCTTTTGCAGTTTCTTCTTGACACCAAATTATTCTCTAGAAATCTCTTCTCCACTGTCTGGGGTAAGTTTTCAGGTGAGACTCAATGCACAAAAACAAGATGAGAATGCAGAAACATATGAAAAACTTCCTTCGAAGGAGAAAGCTGTGTATGCTAAACGTATGTTGAAATACCTAGGAGCGGTTTCGATGGTGAGAGACATGGGATTATCACCTGGTTTCCTTGAG gTTCTCTCACAAGCTCCTGACTTATTAAGCTGCCAACAACTTCGCTTTTATAATTTGCAAGATTTGTCGCTGCTAATGTGGCTTACAAGAGGTTCCTTGCGGGCTATAGCATACCTACTCAGCATTTCTCCTAATATAACTAGACTTTTTCTTGAATCCAAGCAG TCAACTTTAACGGGCGTTGGAGATGACTGGGAAACAGGATTGTCATTGCCGGGAATGCTGTCTCACCTCAAGTATGTCGAGTTGGAAGAAGCGGAAGGATGTGATGCTGAACTAAAACTTCTGAGTTTTTTGTTGAAAAATGCAAAGGTTTTGGAGAAAGTTGTTATATTCTTTTGTTCTAGAGTTGACTTGCCTAATAAATCTAGAGTGAGACAAGTTGAGCAATTTAAGGTTAAGCTGAGAGCAGTTCCTACAGCTTCATCAAGTATCAAAATAGTGTTTTATTAG
- the LOC113340244 gene encoding uncharacterized protein LOC113340244 codes for MSAAAAASSLLGLPEISVNSFTKNPKKKNGKIGVVKVRCLSKSTSSDSSIAKRNRYCDVYNLEFSSHFSAPVKEKQQNDKDDEEKQNYYVNSGYAIRTLREEFPQIFYKELNFDIYRDDIVFRDPLNTFVGIKNYKSIFWALGFYGKIFFKGLWVDIINVSQPIGIDKVIMVRWTIHGIPRVPWESHGRFDGTSEYKLDKNGKIYEHKVDNIALTSPPKLFRVQAVEELIQSLGVPSTPRPTYFEALSATVASTTPFIQRFTWVRYYLAFKLALSWRSASESGA; via the exons atgtctgctgctgctgctgcatcttCTCTGTTAGGTTTACCTGAAATTTCTGTGAATTCGTTTACCAAGAACcctaagaagaagaatggaaagaTTGGGGTTGTGAAGGTTAGGTGTTTGAGTAAAAGTACTAGCAGTGATAGTAGTATTGCGAAGAGGAATAGGTATTGTGATGTCTATAATTTGGAATTTTCATCACATTTTTCTGCACCTGTGAAGGAGAAACAGCaaaatgataaagatgatgaagagaAACAGAATTATTATGTCAATAGTGGGTATGCTATTAGGACATTGAGAGAAGAGTTTCCTCAGATTTTTTATAAAGAGCTTAATTTCGATATCTACAG GGATGACATTGTCTTTAGAGACCCTCTCAACACCTTTGTTGGTATCAAGAACTACAAATCAATATTCTGGGCTTTAGGGTTCTATGGCAAGATATTCTTCAAAGGTTTATGGGTTGACATCATCAATGTTTCACAACCTATTGGCATTGATAAGGTCATAATGGTTCGTTGGACTATTCATGGTATACCTCGAGTCCCATGGGAGAGCCATGGCCGATTTGATGGTACTTCAGAGTACAAGCTTGATAAGAATGGAAAGATTTATGAGCATAAAGTGGATAATATCGCCCTGACCTCACCTCCAAAGTTGTTTCGAGTACAAGCAGTGGAGGAATTGATTCAGTCACTTGGTGTCCCTTCTACCCCTAGACCCACTTATTTCGAGGCTTTATCGGCTACAGTTGCAAGTACAACGCCGTTCATTCAGAGATTTACCTGGGTGAGGTACTATTTGGCTTTCAAACTTGCTCTTAGTTGGAGATCTGCATCAGAATCTGGAGCGTGA
- the LOC113339381 gene encoding protein ABIL1-like isoform X1 translates to MGPVRSGPVRVHFHLTSNAPFPQKNFNVSLKTIPSLISFFLSFICLSFNNNYSLEFCISRDFSLCHCKLFIVSATEEFFIFAFFKMKQQQFELEEEEEEEEEEFYDDENPSKTFDEVSMETSKSFVKALHELKNLRPQLYSAAEYCEKSYLNSEQKQMVLDNLKDYAVRALVNAVDHLGTVAYKLTDLFEQQTEDISTMELKVSCLNQELLTCQTYMDKEGLRQQQLLTSVPRHHKHYILPNSVNKKVHFSPQNIQMEARQKLIHQAKPCVYPSGIPASQTLSWHLSSETSFNGNQQLPTSSEDTKALRATATAFQLLESVDAVSVSSSSAHQNQSLVGDPTSNVALPSFGVTRRDSSRHASKQVGAHRSFDNAGRKIIRAPIRSRSLLSAFLAKQRTKAGCISG, encoded by the exons ATGGGGCCGGTCCGGTCCGGTCCGGTCCGAGTACACTTCCATCTAACGAGCAACGCTCCCTTTCCCCAAAAAAACTTTAATGTCTCTCTAAAAACAATTCCTTCTTTaatatctttctttctttcttttatttgtctttCCTTTAACAACAATTATTCTTTGGAATTTTGTATTTCTAGGGATTTCTCTCTTTGTCACTGTAAACTATTCATTGTCTCTGCCACAGAGGAATTTTTCATTTTTGCGTTCTTCAAAATGAAGCAGCAGCAGtttgaattagaagaagaagaagaagaagaggaggaagaatttTATGATGATGAAAATCCCAGCAAGACGTTTGATGAAGTCTCCATGGAAACTAGTAAAAGCTTCGTTAAAGCTCTGCAT GAATTGAAGAATCTAAGGCCTCAGCTGTACTCTGCGGCTGAATATTGCGAAAAGTCGTATCTCAACAGCGAGCAGAAACAGAT GGTACTTGACAACCTGAAAGATTATGCAGTGCGAGCCCTTGTTAATGCTGTTGATCACCTTGGAACTGTTGCATACAAACTAACCGACCTCTTTGAGCAACAAACGGAAGATATCTCGACAATGGAGCTAAAAGTTTCATGTCTCAATCAA GAACTTCTTACTTGCCAAACTTACATGGACAAAGAGGGTCTAAGGCAGCAGCAGTTGTTAACATCTGTTCCAAGACATCACAAGCATTATATTTTACCAA ATTCTGTCAATAAGAAGGTGCACTTTAGTCCACAAAATATACAAATGGAAGCAAGACAAAAGCTTATTCATCAAGCAAAACCATGTGTTTATCCTTCAG GTATCCCAGCATCACAAACTCTTTCGTGGCATTTATCATCAGAAACGTCTTTCAATGGGAATCAGCAGTTGCCAACAAG CAGTGAAGACACAAAAGCCTTGAGAGCAACTGCCACAGCCTTTCAACTGCTAG AAAGCGTAGATGCTGTATCTGTATCAAGTTCCTCAGCTCATCAAAACCAGTCGCTTGTTGGAGATCCTACTTCGAATGTGGCCCTGCCGTCATTTGGTGTCACCCGAAGG GATTCTTCAAGACATGCCTCAAAACAAGTAGGCGCACACAGATCCTTTGACAATGCTGGACGGAAGATTATACGTGCTCCAATCCGCAGCAGAAGCTTGCTGTCCGCATTCTTGGCTAAACAAAGAACCAAGGCAGGTTGTATATCGGGATAG
- the LOC113339381 gene encoding protein ABIL1-like isoform X2 translates to MGPVRSGPVRVHFHLTSNAPFPQKNFNVSLKTIPSLISFFLSFICLSFNNNYSLEFCISRDFSLCHCKLFIVSATEEFFIFAFFKMKQQQFELEEEEEEEEEEFYDDENPSKTFDEVSMETSKSFVKALHELKNLRPQLYSAAEYCEKSYLNSEQKQMVLDNLKDYAVRALVNAVDHLGTVAYKLTDLFEQQTEDISTMELKVSCLNQELLTCQTYMDKEGLRQQQLLTSVPRHHKHYILPNSVNKKVHFSPQNIQMEARQKLIHQAKPCVYPSGIPASQTLSWHLSSETSFNGNQQLPTSEDTKALRATATAFQLLESVDAVSVSSSSAHQNQSLVGDPTSNVALPSFGVTRRDSSRHASKQVGAHRSFDNAGRKIIRAPIRSRSLLSAFLAKQRTKAGCISG, encoded by the exons ATGGGGCCGGTCCGGTCCGGTCCGGTCCGAGTACACTTCCATCTAACGAGCAACGCTCCCTTTCCCCAAAAAAACTTTAATGTCTCTCTAAAAACAATTCCTTCTTTaatatctttctttctttcttttatttgtctttCCTTTAACAACAATTATTCTTTGGAATTTTGTATTTCTAGGGATTTCTCTCTTTGTCACTGTAAACTATTCATTGTCTCTGCCACAGAGGAATTTTTCATTTTTGCGTTCTTCAAAATGAAGCAGCAGCAGtttgaattagaagaagaagaagaagaagaggaggaagaatttTATGATGATGAAAATCCCAGCAAGACGTTTGATGAAGTCTCCATGGAAACTAGTAAAAGCTTCGTTAAAGCTCTGCAT GAATTGAAGAATCTAAGGCCTCAGCTGTACTCTGCGGCTGAATATTGCGAAAAGTCGTATCTCAACAGCGAGCAGAAACAGAT GGTACTTGACAACCTGAAAGATTATGCAGTGCGAGCCCTTGTTAATGCTGTTGATCACCTTGGAACTGTTGCATACAAACTAACCGACCTCTTTGAGCAACAAACGGAAGATATCTCGACAATGGAGCTAAAAGTTTCATGTCTCAATCAA GAACTTCTTACTTGCCAAACTTACATGGACAAAGAGGGTCTAAGGCAGCAGCAGTTGTTAACATCTGTTCCAAGACATCACAAGCATTATATTTTACCAA ATTCTGTCAATAAGAAGGTGCACTTTAGTCCACAAAATATACAAATGGAAGCAAGACAAAAGCTTATTCATCAAGCAAAACCATGTGTTTATCCTTCAG GTATCCCAGCATCACAAACTCTTTCGTGGCATTTATCATCAGAAACGTCTTTCAATGGGAATCAGCAGTTGCCAACAAG TGAAGACACAAAAGCCTTGAGAGCAACTGCCACAGCCTTTCAACTGCTAG AAAGCGTAGATGCTGTATCTGTATCAAGTTCCTCAGCTCATCAAAACCAGTCGCTTGTTGGAGATCCTACTTCGAATGTGGCCCTGCCGTCATTTGGTGTCACCCGAAGG GATTCTTCAAGACATGCCTCAAAACAAGTAGGCGCACACAGATCCTTTGACAATGCTGGACGGAAGATTATACGTGCTCCAATCCGCAGCAGAAGCTTGCTGTCCGCATTCTTGGCTAAACAAAGAACCAAGGCAGGTTGTATATCGGGATAG
- the LOC113340148 gene encoding polyribonucleotide nucleotidyltransferase 2, mitochondrial-like has product MAMAFALGRRRNATNSFSTLPKNAIRLYQTYKEEFQIGSCCLSFETTPPNQFDDSGGGGGGGGDGVVLTMRDTLQSMLRTNSFPRIIVDYQGNRDNFGARSGGTRIIRTPVRPLFPKGFYHDVQVMERVLCCSEQQDIDVLAANATSAALMLSDIPWGGPIGVVRVGRIQGEFLVNPQKSELACCDIDLIYACTRDKTLMVDVQANDVVEEDLEVALRLAHQEAVKYIDPQIKLADKAGKCKKDYKLSMRFKESTVLKIESLAETPFEAAHDSAAYDQKSKGEEYLAKISGDAKNLLEVEECDEWKTKLLYSHMVNKLRKKIFQRWNVENGIRLDGRRFDEVRRVECESTRMSGLHGSSCSACGVTKVSCTVTQTRPGTDEAEPQSGFVDHLNYYNPIRYPGYLYKTRPFRIEGDWKKCSDKIYEADDANFVENALVALLPKEDIFPYVVRVNSQVVCHDGSASAATVCGVSIALMDAGVPQRKHVADVSLGLLREGSTLHGYRYRILTDLSSSEEQLGDMNLKVAGSCEGITAVQLDLNVAGVTLDIICDCLRPALNARLQILYRMEQEISVPRYCVSNDWLWPYPIVAEYFLPVQHVDRLIDGHRRRFERDTREDTFEEATGSRITSLGKKW; this is encoded by the exons ATGGCAATGGCATTTGCCCTAGGTCGGAGAAGAAATGCAACAAATTCCTTCTCAACCCTACCTAAAAATGCTATTAGGTTATACCAGACATACAAGGAAGAATTTCAGATTGGATCTTGCTGTTTAAGTTTTGAAACAACACCACCTAATCAATTTGAtgattctggtggtggtggtggtggtggtggtgatggggtTGTACTGACGATGCGAGATACGCTTCAATCGATGTTAAGAACAA ACTCATTCCCACGCATAATTGTTGATTACCAAGGAAATAGGGATAATTTTGGTGCACGCAGCGGCGGTACTAGGATTATTCGTACACCTGTACGGCCACTCTTCCCTAAAGGCTTCTACCATGATGTGCAAGTCATGGAAAGAGTACTATGTTGCAGCGAGCAGCAAGATATAGATGTATTAGCTGCAAATGCAACATCTGCAGCTCTTATGTTGTCAGATATTCCTTGGGGAGGCCCGATTGGAGTTGTGCGAGTAGGAAGGATACAAGGAGAATTTCTGGTTAACCCACAGAAGTCTGAACTTGCTTGTTGTGATATCGACTTGATTTATGCTTGTACTCGAGATAAAACCCTAATGGTAGATGTACAAGCTAATGATGTTGTAGAGGAAGATCTTGAAGTGGCGCTAAGGCTAGCACATCAAGAAGCTGTAAAATATATTGACCCTCAGATTAAATTGGCTGACAAAGCTGGGAAATGCAAGAAGGATTATAAATTATCTATGCGTTTTAAGGAGAGCACTGTCCTTAAAATTGAGAGCTTGGCAGAAACACCATTTGAAGCTGCACATGATTCTGCTGCGTATGATCAGAAGAGTAAAGGTGAAGAATATTTGGCAAAAATTAGTGGAGATGCAAAAAATTTACTGGAGGTAGAGGAATGCGATGAGTGGAAAACGAAGCTGCTATATTCACATATGGTCAACAAACTGCGGAAAAAGATTTTCCAGAGATGGAATGTTGAGAATGGTATAAGACTTGATGGGAGGCGCTTTGACGAAGTTAGACGAGTAGAATGTGAATCAACTAGAATGTCAGGATTACATGGTTCGTCATGTTCTGCGTGTGGCGTGACTAAAGTTTCATGCACGGTGACACAAACAAGACCAGGAACAGATGAAGCTGAACCTCAATCTGGGTTTGTGGACCATCTGAACTATTACAACCCTATTCGTTATCCCGGATACTTGTACAAGACTCGACCCTTTAGGATTGAGGGAGACTGGAAAAAGTGTAGTGACAAAATTTATGAAGCTGATGATGCCAATTTTGTAGAGAATGCGCTGGTTGCACTTTTACCTAAAGAAGATATTTTCCCTTACGTTGTTCGTGTCAACTCACAAGTTGTATGTCATGATGGTTCTGCCTCTGCAGCCACTGTTTGTGGAGTGAGTATTGCGTTAATGGATGCTGGTGTCCCGCAAAGGAAACATGTGGCAGACGTTTCATTGGGTCTACTAAGAGAAGGAAGTACTCTGCATGGTTAccgttaccggattttgactgATTTGTCAAGTTCGGAAGAGCAGCTAGGTGACATGAACTTGAAAGTTGCAGGCTCATGCGAAGGAATTACTGCAGTTCAATTGGATCTAAATGTTGCTGGAGTTACTTTAGACATTATATGCGATTGCTTACGACCTGCATTAAACGCTCGCCTTCAAATCCTCTATCGCATGGAACAAGAGATAAGTGTTCCTCGCTATTGTGTTTCAAATGATTGGTTATGGCCTTACCCGATAGTAGCTGAATATTTTCTCCCTGTTCAGCATGTTGACCGCCTGATTGATGGTCACAGACGTAGGTTCGAACGTGATACTCGTGAGGATACTTTCGAAGAGGCTACGGGTTCAAGAATTACTAGCTTGGGAAAAAAATGGTAA